From the Acidimicrobiia bacterium genome, one window contains:
- a CDS encoding glycosyltransferase family 2 protein: MFNIVFISISLFAFALISQKNGCAKKPNIPSEIAPYAGVISIIIPARNEEKRIGILLKSINENNDNKLEIIVANDMSTDNTEEISKKHQAQVINIESKAQDIKGKTNACDIGFKNSKGEIIIFLDADTIVEPKFIHKIRELFSDIDQEVVTIQPKHRSKKFFEQLSLFFHISSIVSTGVVSTIPFGFGLYGPCIAMRRQIYETTNGFINTKVKNSIIE, from the coding sequence GTGTTTAATATTGTATTTATATCTATATCCCTATTTGCTTTTGCTTTGATAAGTCAAAAAAATGGATGTGCGAAAAAACCAAACATACCTTCTGAAATAGCACCATATGCTGGTGTTATTTCAATAATTATACCTGCTCGTAATGAAGAGAAGCGTATAGGTATATTATTGAAATCTATCAATGAAAATAATGATAATAAGCTTGAAATAATAGTTGCTAATGATATGAGTACCGATAATACAGAAGAAATATCAAAAAAACATCAAGCACAGGTAATCAATATTGAATCCAAGGCACAAGATATTAAAGGGAAAACAAATGCTTGTGATATTGGTTTTAAGAATTCAAAAGGTGAAATTATCATTTTTTTGGATGCTGATACTATTGTTGAACCAAAATTTATTCATAAAATACGTGAACTATTTTCAGATATTGATCAAGAGGTTGTAACTATACAACCAAAACACAGGTCAAAGAAATTCTTTGAACAACTATCGTTATTTTTTCATATATCTTCAATAGTTTCCACTGGAGTGGTTTCAACAATTCCATTTGGTTTCGGGTTATATGGGCCATGTATTGCTATGAGGAGACAAATTTATGAAACTACAAATGGATTTATAAATACTAAAGTTAAAAATTCAATTATTGAAG
- a CDS encoding ubiquinone/menaquinone biosynthesis methyltransferase: protein MKSNNVLPQGEEKKKMVRAMFDSIAPTYEKANTYMTFGLDKYARKILVKELRIPQHSLILDLASGTGDFSRMFTKLGHDTLAVDLSFNMLKAGKDTKNKIQCDGTNLPFQNDSFDAIVCGYALRNFVNIDELIIELFRVLKPGGKFMAVDVSVPTNPIIKFGNQIWFNNIIPKIGRFISKNKEAYEYLPRSTSYLPSDDILSSNFKEQGFEAVRISRLVATSLIMINVTKPVGAVND from the coding sequence GTGAAATCAAATAATGTGTTACCACAAGGTGAAGAAAAGAAGAAAATGGTTAGGGCCATGTTCGATTCGATTGCACCTACTTACGAAAAAGCTAATACTTATATGACTTTTGGTCTAGATAAATATGCACGTAAAATTCTTGTTAAAGAACTTCGTATACCACAACATTCACTTATTTTAGATTTAGCTAGTGGTACAGGTGATTTTTCTCGAATGTTTACTAAATTAGGCCATGATACACTTGCAGTTGATCTCTCTTTTAATATGTTAAAAGCTGGAAAAGATACCAAGAATAAAATTCAGTGTGATGGTACTAATCTCCCATTTCAAAATGATAGTTTTGATGCCATTGTGTGCGGTTATGCTTTGCGCAATTTTGTAAATATTGATGAACTCATTATCGAATTATTTAGAGTACTAAAACCTGGCGGTAAATTTATGGCAGTAGATGTGTCAGTTCCTACAAATCCTATTATTAAATTCGGCAATCAGATTTGGTTTAATAATATAATTCCAAAAATTGGTCGATTTATTTCAAAAAATAAAGAAGCATATGAATATTTGCCTCGTTCTACGTCATATTTACCAAGTGATGATATATTATCTTCTAACTTTAAAGAACAAGGTTTTGAAGCAGTCCGTATATCAAGACTAGTTGCAACATCTCTAATCATGATTAATGTCACAAAGCCTGTTGGTGCAGTTAATGATTAA
- a CDS encoding isochorismate synthase, protein MSQSLLVQLMINLLDNLNVETIGYMFDQTMEDFLQIDDRIFISSRGTYINRGLIDHVDHNKAKNALLEISLKLQLGSELGTDIKPFIVFAKGFNSKPDSPIMVDFPREMIHIDVNNRVTHFSLNSDNFSTQNTDEDNVFLYPHSIKIISEESREIFCDKVNKATKKIANTELEKVVLARQIKMKADVSFDPRLIVSELIDSQPESYIFSINSFVGATPELLIEKFSRTISLLPMAGTRKRHARIDDDDNDVANLQTNSKDLSEHAFLIENILSKLSTIAYDIAASSTPRVIRLPHVSHLTTPISASVSNDVDLLKLVNLLHPTPAVGGTPLDLALDTIRELENFDREIYGAPIGWFDADGDGQCAIALRCAKLTENVATLFAGVGIVSGSDPKEEFDETQAKFGPMRDALLNIVH, encoded by the coding sequence ATGTCACAAAGCCTGTTGGTGCAGTTAATGATTAACCTACTTGATAATCTAAATGTTGAGACTATTGGTTATATGTTTGATCAGACTATGGAGGATTTTTTACAAATTGATGATCGTATATTTATTTCATCTCGTGGAACTTATATAAACAGGGGTCTCATTGATCATGTCGATCATAATAAAGCAAAAAATGCACTTTTAGAAATATCTTTAAAACTCCAATTAGGCTCGGAATTGGGTACTGATATTAAGCCATTTATTGTTTTTGCTAAAGGATTCAATTCGAAACCAGATTCTCCAATAATGGTCGATTTCCCCAGGGAGATGATACATATTGATGTTAATAATCGTGTAACGCATTTTTCTCTTAATAGTGATAATTTTTCAACTCAGAATACAGATGAAGATAACGTATTTTTATATCCTCATTCTATAAAAATAATCAGTGAAGAATCTCGTGAAATATTTTGCGACAAGGTCAACAAAGCTACCAAGAAGATAGCTAATACCGAGTTAGAAAAAGTTGTTCTTGCTCGACAGATTAAAATGAAGGCAGATGTTAGTTTTGATCCTCGCCTCATTGTTTCAGAACTTATAGATAGTCAGCCAGAAAGTTATATTTTTAGCATTAATTCTTTCGTGGGTGCTACCCCAGAGCTTCTAATCGAAAAATTCTCTCGTACAATTTCTCTTTTGCCAATGGCTGGGACACGCAAACGTCATGCACGTATTGACGACGATGATAACGATGTTGCAAATTTACAGACAAACAGTAAAGACCTTTCCGAGCATGCTTTTTTAATCGAAAACATTCTTTCTAAATTGAGTACTATAGCTTACGATATTGCTGCTAGTTCAACTCCGCGAGTAATACGCCTTCCCCACGTTTCACACTTAACAACGCCTATTAGTGCAAGTGTTTCAAATGATGTTGATCTTTTAAAACTAGTAAATTTATTGCATCCGACACCTGCTGTAGGAGGAACTCCCCTCGATTTAGCATTAGACACTATTAGAGAGCTAGAGAATTTTGATCGTGAAATTTATGGTGCGCCAATAGGCTGGTTTGATGCCGATGGCGATGGTCAGTGTGCGATAGCTTTACGTTGTGCAAAATTGACAGAAAACGTTGCCACTCTTTTTGCTGGCGTTGGTATTGTTTCAGGATCTGATCCAAAAGAAGAATTTGATGAGACTCAAGCTAAATTTGGGCCCATGAGGGATGCTTTATTAAACATTGTTCACTAA
- a CDS encoding 1,4-dihydroxy-2-naphthoate polyprenyltransferase, whose protein sequence is MATIKDFYQGARPKTLSAAISPILIGVSLAIGNTWSSKNISTCPSTANCVVTKEYFYSIFNFNVAIACLIVSLSLQIGVNYANDYSDGKKGTDDVRVGPMRLVGSGIASAKSVFIAMCISFFVASIAGIYVASQSSWWLILIGIFCIALAYLYTGTKFAYGYFGFGEIVVFICFGLVATVGTFYSLTGRVTALSIAGSVIPGMFSVSILLANNIRDIETDRESNKKTLPARIGKNKAQILFTISLLLVVLAIGAIASKYDYVIFVLVISVFLGGINRKMRNAKTPKDYISILVATSKFNLITSVLVSVLIFASIKEIFNK, encoded by the coding sequence ATGGCAACTATTAAAGATTTCTACCAGGGGGCACGCCCCAAAACCCTGAGTGCCGCCATATCACCAATACTTATTGGTGTTTCATTAGCCATTGGAAATACCTGGTCATCAAAAAATATTTCTACGTGTCCAAGTACTGCTAATTGCGTTGTAACTAAGGAATATTTTTATTCCATATTTAACTTTAATGTTGCAATTGCTTGTTTGATAGTCAGTCTCTCATTACAAATTGGTGTTAATTATGCGAATGATTATTCTGATGGTAAAAAAGGTACCGACGATGTACGTGTTGGTCCTATGAGACTTGTTGGATCTGGAATTGCAAGTGCCAAGAGTGTTTTTATTGCTATGTGTATTTCCTTCTTTGTTGCTTCGATAGCTGGCATCTATGTTGCTAGTCAATCTTCGTGGTGGTTAATTTTAATTGGCATTTTTTGCATTGCTCTTGCTTATTTGTATACAGGAACTAAGTTTGCTTATGGCTATTTTGGATTTGGCGAAATTGTTGTCTTTATTTGTTTTGGCCTTGTAGCTACAGTGGGCACTTTCTATTCATTGACTGGTCGTGTTACAGCTTTAAGCATTGCTGGTAGTGTTATCCCTGGCATGTTTAGTGTTTCTATTTTATTAGCTAACAATATTAGAGATATAGAGACAGATCGTGAATCAAACAAAAAAACTTTGCCGGCTAGAATTGGAAAGAATAAAGCTCAAATACTTTTTACTATATCATTACTATTGGTTGTCTTAGCTATAGGAGCAATTGCTTCTAAATATGATTATGTTATTTTTGTTCTAGTAATATCAGTTTTTTTAGGTGGTATAAATCGTAAAATGCGTAATGCTAAAACACCTAAAGATTATATTTCTATTTTAGTTGCAACTTCTAAATTCAATCTTATAACTAGTGTTTTGGTATCTGTATTAATTTTCGCCTCGATTAAAGAAATATTTAACAAATGA